DNA from Kryptolebias marmoratus isolate JLee-2015 linkage group LG8, ASM164957v2, whole genome shotgun sequence:
TCCCTCCACACTCAGGACAGCTTCAGACAGATCTCTTTCAAAGAGGTTGGTGAAAGTCACTTGAgctgttttttccttcttcatttGGATGCTGTCACCACCTTCGATCTGCAAAGCAGTGAAAAGTACATGAATACACACATCATACAATATGTTTACCTGGTTATAGACGCTCCAAATACGTATGTCCTCAATCTGCAGAGGGACTTTCAAACAGCATTTAAGGAACAGAATGAGGACCAATTGggatgcaaaaataaaataagtgtatCAACCCATAGCATTGGCAATCCATGACCTTTAATCAGCAACCACACTGATGTATAATTGGCATGGTCATTAATATGCTGCTAAAAGTTAAGGAGCTGCCATTGGTGGCAACAAATTCATgataacacacctgattcagtggttaaattacctcttcatgttctgcagaagccttttaatcacccattgattcaaatcaggtgtgttggagcagaggaacaagtaaaacatgcaggatagtggccctcgaggaccaggattggagacccctgatccAGACTGAAAATACATTGCGGATTGTAAATCACTGGTGACCGTATGGTTTAGCTGCTGTCTGTCAGCAGGGTTAGAGTTAGTCCAATGCAGCCCTCTTCAGGACAAAGTGAGTATTGCTAATGcagttcaaattaaaacattttctttatctgcgtTTCTGATTTACAGATTTACGCAAGTGTAATCTAGCGTAATCTGTAATCTGTGTAATGTAGCTGGATGTTAAttagtctgatttttttagATGTGAAACTTGTAGCAAGGTTTTAAGTCATCAGTACTTTTCTCCAGGTAAGCAAGCTACCACAAAACTGAATAGTTAAAATTCTTTTACAGGACTGATACCTGACCCTCCTGTCCCACATGGAGGCAACAGTGCAGAAAACACACGTTAGAGTCCAGTTTGATTTGCAGGATTTACTCACCCCTATCAGTGTTTGTCATCTGATGCTTGGAGTCCATGATGTGAGAACAGGCACAACAAGTGAGCGAATGATCAGCGCGCTCCTCATTCCCACAGACAACCCAAACAAGATGTGGCTCAAACAGGTCAAATCAAAATagttaacttttatttctgtcaaaggcattgacaaaaaacaatctgataCAAAAGGGCACACagagttgtattttttcttaaccacaaaaacagataaatgggaaaaaaaacaaaattaggaCTGAGAAAGTTGCTGAATTAACCTAATTTTGATAAAAGACACCAACTTCTTGCAGCACAGCGaattgggagaaaaaaaaaaaagtcaatttaaagctttttttttttgcttgtattCCAAACTGACTTCACctgtaagaaaaacattttcatatagTGTTAAAGGTTGGATCACATGTCAAACAATCCAACAACcatgagccttttttttttttttttggaaaaaaccACTTAATACAACCGATGAACATTCTGAAAGCCACTGATTCGTGTCATTGcaaactattttttcttttgaagcttaaacaaaaaggtgcaaactttgtaaaacaacccccccccaaccctgaaagttttcaacaaaacacCAGCAAACAACAAATTCCTTCACCAAAACACatggaaatctttttttccgACATATTTTAACCTCAACAAGGCACTGTTTCAGTCCTGCATGAAGCGAAAACATGAAACTAATTTCAGAAAGGAGCGGCATCTCAAAGGCAAAGACTGGGGaggaaaaatgacagaaatcagaaaaacaagctcagtgggtttgcttttttaaaacttctctAAGAAACGATGGATTTTAAACTTCGCAGAAATTCggattaaacaaaacatttgttataAAGTTTTTACACTTTCAGATAAAAGTTTGAGGCAcccaaaaagtgacaaaatcaACAAATGTAGAACCTTAAATAAGTGAAATGTTTGCCTGAAACATGTTTACTTTAAACTAATATCACAGCAGCCTGCGATTAATACAAGTCTGAAgaattaatttatattttcatttttaagaagACTGCTAATAAATATGACTGTTTTTCTAatgtcattttcttcttttttggcaTCATTAGCCAGAACAAGGAGATAAATCGAATTAGGAAATGCAGTATATTTTCTAGGAgggaaaatataaatgtaaaggAACTAAAACTGAAGGATAAATTGACAATTTGCATggatttacaaaataaagtccCTTCCTGTCACAGAATGACCAAAATTTActtgtaccattttttttctttactattAAACCCTTTTCTcagaataaataagaaacacaaataCCAACACAATGAAATTCAACACGTAAGGAAAGCAAATGGAATCTGTTAGCTTACATAacttaagacaaaaaaattactttttttttgtacaaacattACACGACAAGTTTCAggaaagcaacataaaaaacgTCTTATTGCTAATTTGAACTGTAAATCTACGTTTGTCCCGATCAGCTACGCTTCGAAGGCGAATCCTcgtaaaacagcaggaaaaacaagaagaaactgaTGTGACACGATAAGAAACAGTTATCCTGATACGGCATCGGTTTAAGGCATGAATTCTCTTTTTCTGAGTTGATTTGAAGTGCATATATATTAAACGATAACAAATTCTAAATTCCTTTCATGAGTCTGAATCTTAATCCTTCCTAAAGGCGACACCGTTGCTCTGCAGAGCTCAGATGCTTTATTTCACGATCCTCACCTTTTAGTGAAGATTAAAGCCCGTTACCTGCTGAACACCAACAGCTGGGGGCTTCTGTTCACAAACATCTGCTGAACTTTTCCCACTTGCCAAAGTCGCAAAAAACACACCTGTAAAAATCCTTTTCCGGACCTACAGAAAACCCAcctaaaaacacttaaatatcATAGAATCAAACACATTAAGACTTCACTCTGCTCCAAACACCTGAGACTACGGCTAAACGCCTAGTTAACTAATAGTGAACATGATCAGGATTAGTTTCAACCCGTGACTGCAGCGGCCCATCGTCGCCTGGTTTCCCACACTGTTCAGACTTTGTCTTCCCAGCATCTGACATCTAAAACTACTGTCAAAATCATTAGTGTCAAGTTGCAGTGAagcgtgtttttcttttttagcttggGGGTTAAAGATTATGGGCGCCTGATTGAGTTGGAAGCTGCGAGAGCACAGAAAGGGAGGGGGTGGAACAAATACTGCAGAGTTTATGTTTAAAAGTCCGTTCAGGATGAAGttccttttggtttttaaacaaaccatgACTACATGTTACTATAAAACTGATGTAGACAATTAGGAAACTTTCCCTTCTGGGCCATATTTGGTCCAATTTTTGCCATCTGTTCAGCCTTGGTCTCCCACACCTGCCTCGGCCCGGGTGGATGCCAAcagaagagcagcagaaaaGGACCGCTCCCCAAATCAAAGCTGTCTTATTGTCAGGACTGATACCACGTTTAGTTAAAAGACGGGGAAGCAAAACCATAAGTTTTCACCCCCCACTGTAGAAAATGGGGGAGCAGATGCTCCACTTGCTTCATTGATGGTCAGAATCTCAGTAAGACATGATCCAGTTTTCCAGGAATCCAGTTTAGATGTGTAAAATGAAAGgttttacatttctgctgtGCTCTCCTGATGGGGAAGggtggaggagtgtgtgtgtgtgtgtgtgtgtgtggggggtctTTCAGAGGGTGTAAAAAAGCTCCTGAGCATCAAGACGCTTTTGGAAATTCACTCAATCTTTGACAGTTAAAACTTGTTTCACCGAAGaggtttttaaaaggaaatttgttgagctaacttcttttttttttgcaaaaacagcTTCGACGAGAAGTCCCCCAAACGGAACTAAAGAGTCTTGAATCAGCGTTAAGGAAACCAACCACTAAAAGTCCCGAtgccacacacatgcacacgaaCGCCTCCACTATCTACTTAGataaaacattaacaacatCCAAAACCTTGGTACAAAgtatcaaaataaattttatataaataatttaaatagcTATACTAAAGCTGAAGTCTTggtctaaattaaaaaaaaacagccacagaCAAGTGCTGATAATGTTATGTACAATTAAAGGAATTGAGATTTTGTAGCTAAGGTGGCATTTTAGAGACGAGTCCTGAAGCCCACAGAGAAAACATTAGGCTCGTCTTTCTGACAAAACATTGGGCCATAAAACATTGGTTTATAACGCTGCTTTAGAAGTCCTACGTCAAAAAGGGTTCGTGTACAAGCGCCTCCTCCCTGCTGTCATTTCATCTAGCTGTCCCCCAAAACATGCGACAAGTCGCCAAAGTCACAGTCGAACAGTTCGCTGATTCCTTCATGGTCCTCCAGCCCGAAGTGGTAATCGTGGCTGTGGGGAGGGGACAGGTTGATGAAACTGTCCAAAGGGAGGGGAAGACCCTCTCCGTTCAGGAGGTCCGAGGACGAGAGGGGCGAGAAGTCAAAGTCTGTGATGTCTCCCAGGCTGGAGAACGGGTCCCCCCCCAGGAGAGATTCTgccaaagaaaggaaaaggacaaaaacgtTTAATGACAGCAgagcaataaaaaacagtttggagCTACTGTTTGAgctccttttttccccactcaCAACAACAACGTGGTTGACTTCAAccaaatgagacaaaagaaaattcCTCATCTCAGTCATGATGAAGAAGCTGTGCTGCTGTCTGCACTCCTCCTCTTCTAGGGAAACACTAAACAATATTAACGCACCCGGTGATACTTTTAGGGGTGACTTTAAGTCAAAGGGACCTGGGGGACATTGGGTGAGACACGGGGGCACACCCTGGACACGTCGCCGGTCCACCACAAGGACGGACAAGACAGACAAGCACTCACACTCCCACAGCAGCGAGTGATAACTTAAGTTCCCAGTCGACCCAACATGGGTTTTTTTGGCGTgtgggagaacatgtaaactccacacattAAGGctttaaacctgcagccttctgACTGCCGTGCCGTTCTGGCATGTTAAAATGGCTCCTTGTGTTGTGAGCACAACTCGGACAACACACAGAAAGTTGGGGAGAAAAATCTGCTGAAGTCCaagaaaaaactttgaaagatcCTCAGAACTCAagaagtctggctccttggaaagGACATTTGAACAATActtactttgaaatgttttaaccatttaaactgctttttttgttaaaagtaaatggatttaagtctttttaaatccaagatggccagcCACTTTCACATATCATTGACAACTCCTGTTATCTACGCAGGGGAACGAATAGCTCCAAGGGTGGAGACGATGGAGAAAAGTGAGATTAACGGTAATCTGCCTGGTCTACAGAGCAGACACAACCAGCACagttaaaactatttaaatctgGTGCAACGTCGCAGCTTTGGTGACTCCTGCAGCGTCCAGCGTTAAGAAGAAAAGACTCAAATCTCAAGTTCCAAAATCACAAACAGATTTCTGCTCCCCCTGGTGTTCCTTATAAGACTGTACATGTTGAAAGCTGGTACATTTTCCTGCATTATTTCCAAAATATTAGCCTCTTAACTCAGCTACGTTTGCAGAGTTTAAATggttaaactggaaaaaaggaGGACGGTTATGCAGCAGCGGATAAAGAGAGAGAACCACTGACTGCTGTCCTGCAGATGAAACAACCTGTCTCcatagtttggtttttttaaattttatttcaacaaaagcAGTGAATCCTCACCTGTGTCACCACCTAACACCAGTGACGAGGCGTCCTGCTGCGACGCCACCGTTACCGTGGATGACGTGGACGAGGGCGACGACGCGGCCACTTCCTGGGCCGCTGCGCACGCTTTAGACTGCGACTGCTCCGCAGGCTCTGAGGGAGGCGGGACGAGGGTGGGGTTAATTTTTGAGGGACTGCTTCCTGTCACGGGGCTGCACACACCCGAGCTGTCTTCTGGACAGAGGAAGACGTCTATCGGACCCTGTGTGCTCTTCAGCGACACCTGGTAACCCTGAGGGAAGCAGAGACGCCGCGCTGTGAGCTGAAAAACCCCACAAACTCAAAGTTAGGATGATTAAAAGACTGAAGGAGTGATTTCCAAGGCTTTCACCTCGCTGGGCTCTGTGACTTGCATCTGCGTCTCTGGTGGAGCTCTGATGACCATGACCAGCTGGTCCGGAGAGTCGAACGACTTCCTCAGGTCCTGGCAGCGCACGTAACCCAGCGTGATGGACGCAGAAATTAAGGAATGAATAAAAGGCCCAGCATTCTTCCGAAGGAACACACGCCtgtcatgccagaattttagacaaAGTTTGGTCAAACTAAGATGATCAGTTTTGGTAAATGATGTCATAtgagatattgtgagatctcacctGTTCTGTAAGAACAAGTAGTGCAGAATGAAGAGGACTTCCTGCATCTATCAAACCAaatttagcctaatatctgtcaaactgactcaGTAGgagctaaggttgcttagctgtggtggccatcatgaaCAGGTTTGACTCTGAAAGgtaaccagctgtagatgtttgagggttttattaaattcagccgacacacaaacaaacaaacagatacacACGCAGACAAAAgccaaaacattatcgcctttgACAACATTTGCTTTAATTCTGATTAATCTGAGAATGTCTGCTGAGTTGAACTGCGAGAAAAGTCTGGgttaatgtaatttatttaatgcCATTTCCATTTCTTTTACTCTAGAGCTACAAGTCTGTGTGCTGgaccaaaaatgtatttatgttttttaaaaccagcattTGCTGCACACAACGTGTCCGATTTGTCTCCACCAGAACAGCTGCAGTCATTGCAATAAATCGCAGCTCTTTACAAGCTCCGGTTCATCTGGTCAAAAGGATATTTCTTGTTCTGCGGGTCCTCTGTGAGCAGCCGGAGCTGCAGGGTGCATTTGGAAATGAGCTCATCCAGCTGCTCCTCGGCCTCCGTGAGGTCACACACCTCCCTCTGAAGGTCCTTATGCCGGGAAACCAGGTTGGCATCAATCCGATTACCGCTGCAGGAAACAATcacacagagaagaaaacacatGCAGGTCTTTGTCTGAGAAGTCTTCTGGTTTCAGCTTCAGTGAGCTGTGCACTGCCCGCGAGCTGGGATTCAGGCGGGTTCACAGATGTagagttttactttttctaaacTCACAGCCACTGAATGTTGTTCTTGGACTTCTTGGAGATGAGCTGGATCCCCTCCAGGACGTTTGTGATGTCATAGATGCGTCTCTTCTGGACATCCAGGACCTGCGAGGCCCAGTTCAGATCCACCACGCCATCAGCCGACTGGGACAGCAAGTTCAGAAAGCGCTTTGTGGTCAGGTTCAGGGACGTGTCATACCGGGACTTCTCCGCCGTGTGTCGAGGGACTGCACAGAGAGGGCGCACATACAGGCTTACGAACCGAACACGCAAGCTTTTACTcatgaaacacatttattactCATATTGTCTCCACTGGAGGTCATTTTAAGCCTTCTCCTTCAAACGAGTTTCTTCATTTTCAATATCTGCTTACTTACAGAATAAAGTTcaagcactccttgaaggaatgcgtatcacaCACCACAtatcatggcagagttttaaactaaaatcttgcGCTGAAAAGAAACAGTTATAACGGTTTCAGtccaaccttgtaaatgacgttagACACAATCTTACGTGATTCTGTGAattctcacaagatgtgtttgCGCTCTGAATAtgagttgggaatgactctcagctactaccacatcaaatttaagctcaatgtctgtaataCTGagtgagttataaccatttatgtgttggctaatgtcagttagctgtagcggccatcttcagttgggttgactctaaaagtgaatcagctgtagacgttcatccaatgcttactttctgagagttttattaaaattcagcctctgattcatgacatattttgctaacactacggacaaatcatacacacacacacaggcataaaACAACGCTGTTCTTCCTTCAGTGCcaggtaataaaaaaacaactctgagcTCAAAGACAAGATGTGAAAATTGACAAACTTGATCAAACtttatgtttaaacttaaacGGCTGCGTGTCTTTCTGCTCCTGGCAGTAAAAGCTCATAAACGGTCTAATAACAACAAGTTCGCCACCcagtttcaacaaaaacaagttccCCTTTTCGACACCAATTTTCTGGAACAAAGTCTTCATTGTGGGTTTAGTGTCGTGCACAATAGTTGCATTTGGTTTACAAAGCTCCAAACAAGCCAGAGTGCTTTTTCCTGCTGATTCTGGCTCTGATaacggctgcagcagctccattCTCTAGTGCGGACATGGTTCTGTGCAGAGGTCAGccttaaggctcagttatagtggATGAGGATGGaatatttaaacttaaagcactcagtttgactttcattgattcaTTTGCTTCGAATGACATGTTGAGTACATAAATGACATTATAAGGACAGTTATCTGTGCTGTCTCATTAGTTGTGATTGGCCCATCATAGGACCAACATTTCtcccctctgtggtctataaacactccttttatCGGccgcagcagtaatctccttccatgagctttgagccgtttgataatctttgtgatctctcacagagggatcatataaatgctgatacaggtgaagcAGCTCCattagagcaccgaaatcggccattttgaatgaagcGCGGCGTGCACGGTCTGCACCaagttacaaaatgttttagctACTTATGACAGATTTTTTGCTAAACTTACTTTTTCCTCAGTactactttttaaactttccaaGTAAACGGAGCAAggcttcttctttttatccCCATCTTTGTAtaaagttcacacacacacgcgcttCTTGATTACCCAAAGCTGCTAACGAGGGTTTAGTTCTCAAATTCAAAGCCATCTTCTGCTAATTCTAATTTATGAACCAAGACAAATGCTTATAGTTAGTCTGAAGGGGAATTAACACATAATTAATACTTGCAACATGCATCTTTGTCTTCCTTCATCAAATGAATCTCATTTAAACAGACATCatagtttggattatttttcaaacaggcgacttcagtgaaaacaaagaaaggatCATGGGCCgttgtctgttttaatgaaacacgaGCTGTTACAGTATGTTTGAAGTGGACGGATTCTGAGCTCAGGTGAGGTTCTGCGGGGGgttctgtgggtgtgtgtaccTCTTGGAGGGGCAGGTGTGGAAGGTGGAGCTTGACCGGTGGATGGGCGGGTGGTGCTGACGTACTGATGGTCACTATCCAGGTCCAACTTCCTCTTCACCtgttgaaaaacacaaacaaaggacGACACTTGTAGCACCACATGTATGAACTCTTCCATGTTGTTACGTTGATGTGGCAGCTGGGTTTTAACAAGGTGAGAGAAAAGTGAAACAGACAAGACGCCTTAATGCAACACGTGAACTGTTACCATCTATGACGCACGAAACGCCTCATTTAACCACTTCCCTTGCTGCTCTTTCGCTTTCTCTCCCGTCCATCTACGCCCCTTCCTCCCCCTGCCACCCACCACCTTCCCAGTCTCCTCACCGGAGGTCTTCCCAGAGCCGGCCGTCTCTTGTCCTGGACCCCCACGTCGGCCGGGCCCTGTGGCGTGGCGAACAGCAGGATTTCCCCCGTGCTGGTGGGGGCGACGGCGGGGTGGAGTCCCTCATTGCTGGGGCTGGTGATGATCACTATCTGGTGGTCCTCACCCAAGTTGATGCTCCCAGAGTTCAGCAGCGTCTCAAAGTCGGCCAACAGATCCTCCGATGTCTGGCCCGTTATCAGCGTCTCTGACATTGCACTGGGTCACCAAGTGCTCCTTGACTAGACTGAGGGCCCACAGGCCAGGATGCCGTAAACTGGAAGGGTATCAGCACCTGCAGGCATCTGCTGCACTCTGTGGAAGTGGGGAAGCGAAGTGAAAAGGCCTGAAGGCTTGTCTGCAGGAGTTCAATGGCAGCTGGAACATTTCCTCAAGTGTCCTTCACACAC
Protein-coding regions in this window:
- the e2f1 gene encoding transcription factor E2F1 isoform X1, with translation MSETLITGQTSEDLLADFETLLNSGSINLGEDHQIVIITSPSNEGLHPAVAPTSTGEILLFATPQGPADVGVQDKRRPALGRPPVKRKLDLDSDHQYVSTTRPSTGQAPPSTPAPPRVPRHTAEKSRYDTSLNLTTKRFLNLLSQSADGVVDLNWASQVLDVQKRRIYDITNVLEGIQLISKKSKNNIQWLGNRIDANLVSRHKDLQREVCDLTEAEEQLDELISKCTLQLRLLTEDPQNKKLGYVRCQDLRKSFDSPDQLVMVIRAPPETQMQVTEPSELTARRLCFPQGYQVSLKSTQGPIDVFLCPEDSSGVCSPVTGSSPSKINPTLVPPPSEPAEQSQSKACAAAQEVAASSPSSTSSTVTVASQQDASSLVLGGDTESLLGGDPFSSLGDITDFDFSPLSSSDLLNGEGLPLPLDSFINLSPPHSHDYHFGLEDHEGISELFDCDFGDLSHVLGDS
- the e2f1 gene encoding transcription factor E2F1 isoform X2, whose translation is MSETLITGQTSEDLLADFETLLNSGSINLGEDHQIVIITSPSNEGLHPAVAPTSTGEILLFATPQGPADVGVQDKRRPALGRPPVKRKLDLDSDHQYVSTTRPSTGQAPPSTPAPPRVPRHTAEKSRYDTSLNLTTKRFLNLLSQSADGVVDLNWASQVLDVQKRRIYDITNVLEGIQLISKKSKNNIQWLGNRIDANLVSRHKDLQREVCDLTEAEEQLDELISKCTLQLRLLTEDPQNKKLGYVRCQDLRKSFDSPDQLVMVIRAPPETQMQVTEPSEGYQVSLKSTQGPIDVFLCPEDSSGVCSPVTGSSPSKINPTLVPPPSEPAEQSQSKACAAAQEVAASSPSSTSSTVTVASQQDASSLVLGGDTESLLGGDPFSSLGDITDFDFSPLSSSDLLNGEGLPLPLDSFINLSPPHSHDYHFGLEDHEGISELFDCDFGDLSHVLGDS